A genomic window from Triticum urartu cultivar G1812 chromosome 7, Tu2.1, whole genome shotgun sequence includes:
- the LOC125523347 gene encoding uncharacterized protein LOC125523347 isoform X1 translates to MMASSSGQPARPGKSVGEEFVDHRLLSRNVHYPDSKNLPRPLDMAAYFEDDPPCQTTHCTNVAVEQHNKKQKGGKLKIKRAVGVHSNMFVLDQNDPVSYWHVYFKGHDGRRRRRYRYFAELSGVKGPELLTFCEVVDKANAVYCPHCFGGIYHPPTTELGSASDRRLNSVALGEAIRGPGRKRKEAVSSIDSIQA, encoded by the exons ATGATGGCATCTTCATCAG GTCAACCTGCGAGGCCTGGGAAGAG TGTTGGTGAGGAGTTCGTTGATCATCGACTGCTCAGTCGAAATGTTCATTATCCTGATTCAAAAAATTTGCCAAGACCCCTGGACATGGCGGCATACTTCGAGGATGATCCTCCCTGTCAAACAACACACTGCACTAATGTGGCAGTTGAGCAGCACAATAAAAAACAG AAGGGTGGTAAGCTAAAGATAAAGCGTGCTGTTGGAGTTCATAGCAACATGTTCGTTTTGGACCAGAATGACCCAGTGAGTTATTGGCATGTTTACTTCAAAGGGCACGATGGGAGAAGAAGAAGACGGTACAGGTACTTTGCCGAGTTGAGCGGGGTAAAAGGGCCTGAATTGCTGACATTTTGCGAAGTCGTGGATAAAG CTAATGCTGTGTACTGCCCGCACTGCTTTGGAGGAATATATCACCCCCCAACCACAGAATTGGGTTCAGCGTCGGATCGTAGACTGAACAGTGTAGCATTGGGTGAAGCTATACGTGGCCCCGGCAGAAAGAGAAAGGAGGCTGTCAGCTCGATTGATTCGATTCAGGCCTAG
- the LOC125523347 gene encoding uncharacterized protein LOC125523347 isoform X2, translated as MMASSSGQPARPGKSVGEEFVDHRLLSRNVHYPDSKNLPRPLDMAAYFEDDPPCQTTHCTNVAVEQHNKKQKGGKLKIKRAVGVHSNMFVLDQNDPVSYWHVYFKGHDGRRRRRYS; from the exons ATGATGGCATCTTCATCAG GTCAACCTGCGAGGCCTGGGAAGAG TGTTGGTGAGGAGTTCGTTGATCATCGACTGCTCAGTCGAAATGTTCATTATCCTGATTCAAAAAATTTGCCAAGACCCCTGGACATGGCGGCATACTTCGAGGATGATCCTCCCTGTCAAACAACACACTGCACTAATGTGGCAGTTGAGCAGCACAATAAAAAACAG AAGGGTGGTAAGCTAAAGATAAAGCGTGCTGTTGGAGTTCATAGCAACATGTTCGTTTTGGACCAGAATGACCCAGTGAGTTATTGGCATGTTTACTTCAAAGGGCACGATGGGAGAAGAAGAAGACGGTACAG CTAA